In one window of Cupriavidus necator N-1 DNA:
- the rfaD gene encoding ADP-glyceromanno-heptose 6-epimerase, with amino-acid sequence MTIIVTGAAGFIGSNLVKGLNDRGETNVIAVDNLTRADKFHNLVDCEISDYLDKQDFLARLARGEFGKVRAVFHEGACSDTMETDGRYMMENNYRYTLSLMESCLEQGTQFLYASSAATYGASQVFREDREFERPLNVYGYSKFLFDQIVRRRLPSALSQIVGFRYFNVYGPRETHKGRMASVAYHNFNQFRADGTVKLFGEYGGYAPGMQSRDFVSVEDVVKVNLHFFDHPDKSGIFNLGTGRAQPFNDIAATVVNTLREAEGKPRLSLEELVQEGLLEYVKFPDALRGKYQCFTQSDVSKLRSAGYSEPFLSVEEGVARYCRWLIERAG; translated from the coding sequence ATGACCATCATCGTCACCGGCGCCGCTGGCTTTATCGGCAGCAACCTCGTCAAGGGTCTGAACGACCGCGGCGAGACCAACGTCATCGCCGTCGATAACCTGACCCGTGCCGACAAGTTCCACAACCTGGTCGACTGCGAGATCTCCGACTACCTTGACAAGCAGGACTTCCTCGCGCGCTTAGCCCGCGGCGAGTTCGGCAAGGTGCGGGCGGTATTCCATGAAGGCGCGTGCTCCGACACCATGGAGACCGACGGCCGCTACATGATGGAGAACAACTACCGTTACACGCTGTCGCTGATGGAGAGCTGCCTGGAACAAGGCACGCAGTTCCTGTACGCGTCGTCGGCGGCCACCTACGGCGCCTCGCAGGTGTTCCGCGAAGACCGCGAGTTCGAGCGCCCGCTGAACGTGTACGGCTACTCCAAGTTCCTGTTCGACCAGATCGTGCGGCGCCGGCTGCCGTCGGCGCTGTCGCAGATCGTGGGCTTCCGCTACTTCAACGTGTACGGCCCGCGTGAAACGCACAAGGGCCGCATGGCCTCGGTTGCCTACCACAACTTCAACCAGTTCCGCGCCGACGGCACGGTGAAGCTGTTCGGCGAGTACGGCGGCTATGCCCCCGGCATGCAGAGCCGCGACTTCGTCTCGGTCGAGGACGTGGTCAAGGTCAACCTGCACTTCTTTGACCATCCGGACAAGTCCGGCATCTTCAACCTCGGCACCGGCCGCGCGCAGCCGTTCAACGACATCGCCGCCACCGTGGTCAACACCCTGCGCGAGGCCGAAGGCAAGCCGCGCCTGTCGCTGGAAGAACTGGTGCAGGAAGGCCTGCTCGAGTACGTCAAGTTCCCCGATGCGCTGCGCGGCAAGTACCAGTGCTTTACGCAGTCGGATGTGTCGAAGCTGCGCAGCGCCGGCTACAGCGAGCCCTTCCTGTCCGTCGAGGAAGGCGTGGCGCGCTACTGCCGCTGGCTGATCGAACGCGCCGGCTGA
- a CDS encoding solute carrier family 23 protein — MANGEDAGFLPQWRLKTEGVIGPDERLPAGQTLLAGIQHVVAMFGSTAIAPILMGFNPNIAILFSGIGTLIFFLCVRGRVPSYLGSSFAFIAVVIAATGYAGSGPNLNIPVALGGIIAAGALYTVIGLIVQAVGYAWVEKLMPPVVTGAIVAAIGLNLAPVAVKAVSGAALDTWVGLLTVVAVGLVAVRAPGMIGRLPVLIGGLAGYLAYYLGTNVMGLGKPIDFSGVAAASWFGLPAFTAPTFEFSAMLLIAPVAIVLVAENLGHIKAIGVMTGRNLDPYIGRAFIGDGIATMLSASGGGTGVTTYAENMGVMAVTKIYSTLIFVVAAAVAILLGFSPKFGALILTIPGPVIGGLTIVVFGLIAATAGRIWVQNKVDFSSSRNLITVGATLTVAAGDLTLKLGGMTLGGIGTATFGCILLYHLLGEGNHEEG; from the coding sequence ATGGCGAATGGCGAGGACGCGGGATTCCTGCCGCAATGGCGGCTCAAGACCGAAGGCGTGATCGGGCCGGATGAGCGGCTGCCCGCCGGACAGACGCTGCTGGCCGGCATCCAGCACGTGGTGGCGATGTTCGGCTCGACCGCCATTGCACCGATCCTGATGGGTTTCAACCCGAATATCGCCATCCTGTTTTCCGGCATCGGCACGCTGATCTTCTTCCTGTGCGTGCGCGGGCGGGTGCCGAGCTACCTTGGCTCCAGCTTCGCCTTCATCGCCGTGGTGATCGCTGCCACTGGCTACGCGGGCAGCGGCCCCAACCTCAATATCCCGGTGGCGCTGGGCGGCATCATCGCCGCCGGTGCGCTGTACACGGTGATCGGCCTGATCGTGCAGGCGGTGGGCTACGCCTGGGTCGAAAAGCTGATGCCGCCGGTGGTGACCGGGGCGATCGTCGCGGCGATCGGGCTGAACCTGGCCCCGGTGGCGGTCAAGGCGGTCAGCGGCGCGGCCCTCGATACCTGGGTGGGCCTGCTGACGGTGGTGGCCGTGGGGCTGGTGGCGGTGCGCGCGCCCGGCATGATCGGGCGTCTGCCGGTGCTGATCGGCGGCCTGGCCGGCTACCTCGCCTACTACCTGGGCACCAACGTGATGGGGCTGGGCAAGCCGATCGACTTCTCGGGCGTGGCAGCGGCCAGCTGGTTCGGGCTGCCGGCGTTCACCGCACCGACCTTCGAGTTCAGCGCCATGCTGCTGATCGCGCCGGTGGCGATTGTGCTGGTGGCGGAGAACCTGGGCCATATCAAGGCCATCGGCGTGATGACCGGGCGCAACCTGGACCCGTATATCGGCCGTGCCTTTATCGGCGACGGCATCGCGACCATGCTGTCGGCCAGCGGCGGCGGCACCGGCGTGACCACTTATGCCGAGAACATGGGCGTGATGGCGGTCACCAAGATCTACTCGACGCTGATCTTCGTGGTGGCGGCCGCGGTGGCTATCCTGCTGGGCTTCTCGCCCAAGTTCGGTGCGCTGATCCTGACCATCCCGGGTCCGGTGATCGGCGGGTTGACCATCGTCGTGTTCGGCCTGATCGCAGCGACAGCGGGCCGGATCTGGGTGCAGAACAAGGTGGACTTCTCCAGCTCGCGCAACCTGATCACGGTTGGCGCCACGCTGACGGTGGCAGCCGGCGACCTGACGCTGAAGCTGGGCGGCATGACGCTGGGCGGCATCGGTACTGCCACCTTCGGCTGCATCCTGCTGTACCACCTGCTGGGCGAAGGCAACCACGAAGAAGGCTGA
- a CDS encoding UDP-glucose dehydrogenase family protein, which yields MKVTIIGSGYVGLVTGACLAELGNDVFCLDLDEQKIALLNAGGVPIYEPGLLELIQRNRAAGRLTFSTDVAASVEHADVQFIAVGTPPDEDGSADLKYVLAAARNIGRHMTGFKVVVDKSTVPVGTGDRVAAAIREELVARSLEDLQFSVVSNPEFLKEGAAVEDFMRPDRIVLGCNADVAGRHAQATMRQLYAPFNRHHERTFYMDVRSAEFTKYAANSMLATRISFMNELANLADEVGADIELVRMGIGSDPRIGYSFLYAGAGYGGSCFPKDVQALMRTAADHGKPMRVLEAVESVNGAQKRVLGDKVVRRFGDDLTGRTFAVWGLAFKPNTDDMREAPSRVLARELVSRGASLRMHDPVSMAEARRVLDADLADLPGGAARVSFHENQMDALDGADALVIVTEWKVFRSPDFGQIKRRLKTPVIFDGRNLYEPEAMVENGVEYHAIGRPTRPAVNE from the coding sequence ATGAAAGTCACCATCATCGGCAGCGGCTATGTCGGCCTTGTCACCGGCGCCTGCCTGGCGGAACTTGGCAATGACGTGTTCTGCCTGGACCTGGACGAGCAGAAGATCGCGCTGCTTAACGCAGGCGGCGTGCCAATCTACGAGCCGGGCCTGCTGGAGCTGATCCAGCGCAACCGTGCCGCCGGGCGGCTGACCTTTTCCACCGACGTGGCGGCCAGTGTCGAGCACGCCGACGTGCAGTTCATCGCCGTGGGCACGCCCCCGGACGAAGACGGCTCTGCCGACCTGAAGTACGTGTTGGCGGCGGCGCGCAATATCGGCCGCCATATGACCGGATTCAAGGTCGTGGTCGACAAGTCCACCGTACCGGTCGGCACCGGCGACCGCGTGGCCGCCGCGATCCGCGAGGAGCTGGTCGCGCGCAGCCTGGAAGACCTGCAGTTCTCAGTGGTGTCGAACCCCGAGTTCCTGAAGGAGGGCGCCGCGGTCGAGGACTTCATGCGCCCGGACCGCATCGTGCTGGGCTGCAACGCCGACGTCGCCGGCCGCCACGCGCAGGCCACCATGCGCCAGCTTTACGCGCCGTTCAACCGGCACCACGAGCGCACCTTCTACATGGACGTGCGCTCGGCCGAGTTCACCAAGTACGCGGCCAATTCGATGCTGGCCACGCGCATCTCGTTCATGAACGAGCTGGCCAACCTGGCCGACGAGGTTGGCGCCGATATCGAACTGGTGCGCATGGGCATCGGTTCGGACCCGCGCATCGGCTACAGCTTCCTGTATGCCGGTGCTGGCTATGGCGGTTCATGCTTTCCCAAGGACGTGCAGGCGCTGATGCGCACTGCCGCCGACCATGGCAAGCCAATGCGCGTGCTGGAGGCGGTGGAATCGGTCAACGGCGCGCAGAAGCGCGTGCTGGGCGACAAGGTCGTGCGCCGCTTCGGCGATGACCTGACCGGCCGCACCTTTGCCGTGTGGGGCCTGGCCTTCAAGCCCAACACCGACGACATGCGCGAGGCGCCGTCGCGGGTGCTGGCGCGCGAACTGGTGTCGCGCGGCGCGTCGCTGCGCATGCACGACCCGGTGTCGATGGCCGAAGCCCGGCGCGTGCTGGATGCCGACCTGGCCGACCTGCCGGGCGGCGCCGCGCGCGTGAGTTTCCATGAGAACCAGATGGATGCGCTGGACGGCGCCGACGCGCTGGTGATCGTGACCGAATGGAAGGTGTTCCGCAGCCCCGACTTCGGCCAGATCAAGCGGCGCCTGAAGACCCCGGTGATCTTCGACGGGCGCAACCTGTATGAGCCCGAGGCCATGGTCGAGAACGGCGTGGAGTACCACGCCATCGGCCGCCCGACCCGGCCGGCCGTGAACGAATGA
- the rfaE1 gene encoding D-glycero-beta-D-manno-heptose-7-phosphate kinase, producing the protein MNKTVIPQEQIRQSHILVVGDMMLDRYWFGDVERISPEAPVPVVQVKRSDERLGGAANVARNAAALGARVGMLGVVGDDEPARTLETLLGESHVQPYLHRDPKLNTTIKLRVVAHQQQLLRVDFESAPAHEVLAAVQDRFLALINDYQVLVLSDYGKGGLTHVTRMIDASRAAGRKVLIDPKGDDYSRYRGATLITPNRAEMRAVVGAWKTEADLTIRAQNLRRGLQLEALLLTRSEEGMTLYTEAEVLHVSAQAREVYDVSGAGDTVIATLATMLGAGVPLKEAVQLANRAGAIVVGKLGTAVVSYSELFGAAP; encoded by the coding sequence ATGAACAAGACCGTCATTCCGCAGGAGCAGATCCGGCAGTCCCATATCCTGGTGGTCGGCGACATGATGCTGGACCGCTACTGGTTCGGCGATGTGGAACGGATCTCGCCGGAAGCGCCGGTGCCGGTGGTGCAGGTCAAGCGCAGCGACGAGCGCCTGGGCGGCGCCGCCAACGTGGCCCGCAATGCCGCGGCATTGGGCGCACGCGTGGGCATGCTGGGCGTGGTCGGCGACGACGAGCCGGCCCGAACGCTCGAAACGTTGCTGGGCGAGAGCCACGTGCAGCCCTATCTGCACCGCGATCCCAAGCTCAACACCACCATCAAGCTGCGCGTGGTGGCGCACCAGCAGCAGTTGCTGCGCGTGGATTTCGAGAGCGCGCCGGCGCATGAAGTGCTGGCCGCGGTACAGGACCGCTTCCTGGCCCTGATCAACGACTACCAGGTGCTGGTGCTTTCCGATTACGGCAAAGGCGGCCTGACCCACGTCACGCGCATGATCGACGCCAGCCGCGCAGCCGGGCGCAAGGTGCTGATCGACCCCAAGGGAGACGACTACTCGCGCTACCGCGGCGCCACCCTGATCACCCCCAACCGGGCCGAGATGCGTGCCGTGGTCGGCGCCTGGAAGACCGAGGCCGACCTGACCATCCGCGCGCAGAACCTGCGCCGCGGGCTGCAGTTGGAGGCACTGCTGCTGACGCGCTCGGAAGAGGGCATGACGCTCTACACCGAGGCCGAAGTGCTGCACGTCTCCGCCCAGGCGCGCGAGGTCTATGATGTATCGGGTGCTGGCGATACCGTGATTGCCACGCTCGCCACCATGCTGGGTGCCGGCGTGCCGCTCAAGGAAGCCGTGCAGCTTGCCAATCGTGCCGGCGCCATCGTGGTGGGCAAGCTTGGTACCGCCGTCGTCTCCTATTCTGAATTGTTCGGCGCCGCCCCGTGA
- a CDS encoding ComEA family DNA-binding protein, whose protein sequence is MFKHWVRQLARRFSLVSLAATICLFAGGAAHAAIDVNTADEAALTSVKGVGPATARNIIDERNKRGPYKDAADLAERVSGIGPKSVAKLQDAGLAIGTKGTAAAAPPAAATPAKTAKAAPAGAAKPAR, encoded by the coding sequence ATTTTCAAGCATTGGGTCCGGCAACTTGCCCGGCGTTTTTCCCTGGTTTCCCTCGCTGCAACCATCTGCCTGTTCGCGGGCGGTGCCGCGCATGCCGCCATCGATGTCAATACGGCGGACGAGGCGGCCCTGACCTCGGTCAAGGGCGTGGGACCAGCCACCGCCCGCAACATCATCGACGAACGCAACAAGCGTGGGCCCTACAAGGACGCCGCGGACCTGGCCGAGCGCGTCAGTGGCATCGGGCCGAAGTCCGTGGCGAAGCTGCAGGACGCTGGCCTTGCCATCGGCACGAAGGGAACCGCAGCAGCGGCGCCGCCTGCGGCCGCCACCCCGGCCAAGACAGCCAAGGCAGCGCCCGCTGGCGCCGCCAAGCCAGCGCGCTGA